In the genome of Petrotoga sp. 9PWA.NaAc.5.4, one region contains:
- a CDS encoding YggS family pyridoxal phosphate-dependent enzyme: MNELIKENYKKLKEEIKEIALNCKRNYEEIKLVAVSKNFSAESIKSIYEEGQNDFGENRAQEMQSKHTTLENLDITWHFIGRIQTKKIKNIVNIAEYIHSVCRLKEIEEIQKRAETINKIQKIFLEVNVSGEETKAGLQPFQVEDFLNKVKNYKNIEVIGLMTMAPYTQDKNNIRKTFSTLRELRDSLSAKFPSLKELSMGMSNDYRIAIEEGSTFLRIGTKIFGERKIADN; the protein is encoded by the coding sequence ATTAATGAACTTATAAAAGAAAATTATAAAAAGTTAAAAGAAGAGATCAAAGAAATTGCTTTAAACTGTAAAAGAAACTATGAGGAAATAAAATTAGTAGCTGTTTCAAAAAACTTTTCAGCAGAGTCTATAAAGTCAATTTATGAGGAAGGTCAAAACGATTTTGGTGAAAATAGGGCTCAAGAGATGCAGAGTAAGCATACAACTTTAGAAAATTTGGATATAACTTGGCATTTTATAGGTAGAATTCAAACTAAAAAGATAAAAAATATTGTTAATATTGCGGAATATATACATTCTGTTTGTCGATTAAAAGAAATCGAAGAAATTCAAAAAAGAGCTGAAACGATAAATAAAATACAAAAAATTTTTTTAGAAGTTAATGTTTCTGGTGAAGAAACAAAGGCCGGTCTTCAACCGTTTCAGGTAGAAGACTTTTTAAATAAAGTAAAAAACTATAAAAATATCGAAGTTATTGGTTTGATGACTATGGCACCTTATACACAAGACAAAAATAACATTAGAAAAACTTTTTCAACACTTCGTGAACTTAGAGATAGTTTATCCGCGAAGTTTCCAAGTTTAAAAGAATTATCCATGGGAATGAGTAACGATTATAGAATTGCAATAGAAGAAGGCTCAACATTTCTAAGGATTGGTACAAAGATTTTTGGAGAACGTAAAATAGCTGACAATTAA